One window of the Streptomyces sp. TS71-3 genome contains the following:
- a CDS encoding exodeoxyribonuclease VII small subunit, which translates to MSSSTEAGPQEAALGYEQARDELIEVVRRLETGGTTLEESLALWERGEELAKVCRQWLAGARARLDAALAEGEDADVTRAEIHETGADGDTEAGGGPEADGRPEA; encoded by the coding sequence ATGAGCAGCAGCACGGAAGCCGGTCCCCAGGAGGCGGCCCTCGGCTACGAGCAGGCACGGGACGAGCTGATCGAGGTCGTCCGCCGCCTGGAGACCGGCGGCACCACCCTGGAGGAGTCCCTCGCCCTCTGGGAGCGCGGCGAGGAGCTCGCGAAGGTGTGCCGCCAGTGGCTGGCCGGCGCTCGGGCACGCCTCGACGCGGCGCTCGCCGAGGGCGAGGACGCGGACGTCACCCGGGCGGAGATCCACGAGACGGGCGCGGACGGCGACACGGAGGCCGGAGGCGGCCCGGAGGCCGACGGCCGTCCGGAGGCCTAG
- a CDS encoding fumarate hydratase, producing MGAMPEFQYSDLLPTGEDPTPYRLVSAEGVSTFEAGGRTFLKVEPEALRALAEEAVHDIQHYLRPAHLAQLRRIVDDPEASANDKFVALDLLKNANIAAAGVLPMCQDTGTAIVMGKRGQNVLTEGGDEEALSRGIYDAYTRLNLRYSQMAPVTMWEEKNTGSNLPAQIELYATDGGAYKFLFMAKGGGSANKSFLYQETKAVLNETAMMGFLEEKIRSLGTAACPPYHLAIVVGGTSAEFALKTAKYASAHYLDELPSEGSELGHGFRDKDLEEKVFELTQKIGIGAQFGGKYFCHDVRVVRLPRHGASCPVAIAVSCSADRQALAKITAEGVFLEQLETDPARFLPETTEAELDSGSAAGLDGAGDVVKVDLNRPMDEILAELTRFPVKTRLSLTGPLVVARDIAHAKIKERLDAGEDMPQYLKDHPVYYAGPAKTPEGYASGSFGPTTAGRMDSYVAQFQAAGGSKVMLAKGNRSGQVTGACKEHGGFYLGSIGGPAARLAQDCIKKVEVVEYEELGMEAVWKIEVEDFPAFIVVDDKGNDFFADPAPSPTFTSIPVRGPGQG from the coding sequence ATGGGCGCAATGCCAGAGTTTCAGTACTCCGATCTGCTTCCTACCGGGGAGGACCCCACCCCGTACCGGCTCGTGTCCGCCGAGGGCGTCAGCACCTTCGAGGCCGGGGGGCGAACCTTCCTGAAGGTCGAACCGGAGGCGCTGCGGGCCCTTGCGGAAGAGGCCGTTCACGACATCCAGCACTACCTGCGCCCGGCCCACCTCGCCCAGCTGCGCCGCATCGTCGACGACCCGGAGGCGTCCGCGAACGACAAGTTCGTGGCGCTCGACCTGCTGAAGAACGCGAACATCGCCGCGGCCGGCGTGCTGCCGATGTGTCAGGACACCGGCACCGCGATCGTCATGGGCAAGCGCGGGCAGAACGTGCTCACCGAGGGTGGCGACGAGGAGGCCCTCTCCAGGGGCATCTACGACGCGTACACCCGGCTCAACCTGCGGTACTCCCAGATGGCCCCGGTGACCATGTGGGAGGAGAAGAACACCGGCTCCAACCTCCCGGCCCAGATCGAGCTGTACGCCACCGACGGCGGCGCCTACAAGTTCCTCTTCATGGCCAAGGGCGGCGGCAGCGCCAACAAGTCGTTCCTGTACCAGGAGACGAAGGCGGTCCTGAACGAGACCGCCATGATGGGGTTCCTGGAAGAGAAGATCCGCTCCCTCGGCACCGCCGCCTGCCCGCCCTACCACCTGGCGATCGTCGTCGGCGGCACCTCCGCGGAGTTCGCGCTGAAGACGGCGAAGTACGCCTCCGCGCACTACCTCGACGAGCTGCCCTCGGAGGGCTCCGAGCTGGGCCACGGCTTCCGGGACAAGGACCTGGAGGAGAAGGTCTTCGAGCTGACGCAGAAGATCGGCATCGGGGCGCAGTTCGGCGGCAAGTACTTCTGCCACGACGTGCGCGTCGTGCGCCTCCCGCGGCACGGCGCGTCCTGCCCGGTCGCCATCGCCGTCTCCTGCTCGGCCGACCGCCAGGCCCTGGCGAAGATCACCGCCGAGGGCGTCTTCCTGGAGCAGCTGGAGACCGACCCGGCGCGCTTCCTTCCGGAGACCACGGAAGCCGAGCTCGACAGCGGTTCCGCCGCGGGCCTGGACGGGGCCGGCGACGTCGTGAAGGTCGACCTGAACCGCCCCATGGACGAGATCCTCGCCGAGCTCACCAGGTTCCCCGTCAAGACCCGCCTGTCCCTGACCGGTCCCCTGGTGGTCGCCCGCGACATCGCCCACGCCAAGATCAAGGAGCGCCTGGACGCCGGCGAGGACATGCCGCAGTACCTCAAGGACCACCCCGTGTACTACGCAGGCCCCGCGAAGACCCCCGAGGGGTACGCGTCGGGCTCCTTCGGGCCGACCACCGCGGGGCGCATGGACTCCTACGTGGCGCAGTTCCAGGCGGCCGGCGGCTCCAAGGTGATGCTCGCCAAGGGCAACCGCTCGGGACAGGTCACCGGCGCCTGCAAGGAGCACGGCGGCTTCTACCTCGGCTCCATCGGCGGCCCCGCCGCGCGCCTCGCCCAGGACTGCATCAAGAAGGTCGAGGTCGTCGAGTACGAGGAGCTCGGCATGGAGGCCGTCTGGAAGATCGAGGTCGAGGACTTCCCCGCCTTCATCGTCGTCGACGACAAGGGCAACGACTTCTTCGCGGACCCCGCCCCCAGCCCGACCTTCACCAGCATCCCGGTCCGCGGCCCCGGCCAGGGCTGA
- the glpX gene encoding class II fructose-bisphosphatase: protein MTEHHLPSELEVSPEAPDRNLALELVRVTEAAAMAAGRWVGRGEKNGADGAAVRAMRTLVSTVSMNGVVVIGEGEKDEAPMLFNGERVGDGTGAECDIAVDPIDGTTLTAKGMPNAVAVLAAADRGAMFDPSAVFYMDKLATGPEAADYVDIDAPVAVNIRRVAKAKRSSPEDVTVVILDRPRHEGLIKEVRETGARIKLISDGDVAGSILAVREESSVDLLLGIGGTPEGIISACAIKCLGGTLQGKLWPKDDEERQRAIDAGHDLDRVLDTDDLVAGDNVFFVATGITDGELLRGVRYRAETAMTSSLVMRSKSGTIRQIDSTHRLAKLRAYSTVDFDRAK, encoded by the coding sequence ATGACCGAGCACCATCTGCCCTCCGAACTCGAGGTCTCCCCCGAGGCCCCCGACCGCAACCTTGCTCTGGAACTCGTCCGCGTCACCGAGGCCGCCGCGATGGCCGCGGGCCGCTGGGTGGGCCGGGGCGAGAAGAACGGCGCCGACGGCGCCGCCGTACGCGCCATGCGCACCCTCGTCTCCACCGTCTCGATGAACGGCGTGGTCGTCATCGGCGAGGGCGAGAAGGACGAGGCGCCGATGCTCTTCAACGGGGAGCGGGTGGGCGACGGCACCGGCGCGGAGTGCGACATCGCCGTCGACCCGATCGACGGCACCACCCTCACGGCGAAGGGCATGCCCAACGCGGTGGCGGTGCTGGCGGCCGCGGACCGGGGCGCCATGTTCGACCCGTCCGCCGTCTTCTACATGGACAAGCTGGCCACGGGCCCCGAGGCCGCGGACTACGTGGACATCGACGCCCCGGTGGCGGTGAACATCCGGCGGGTCGCCAAGGCGAAACGGTCCTCCCCCGAGGACGTCACCGTCGTCATCCTGGACCGTCCGCGGCACGAGGGGCTGATCAAGGAGGTCCGGGAGACCGGGGCGCGCATCAAGCTGATCTCCGACGGCGACGTCGCGGGCTCGATCCTGGCCGTGCGCGAGGAGAGCAGCGTGGACCTGCTGCTGGGCATCGGCGGCACGCCGGAGGGCATCATCTCGGCCTGCGCCATCAAGTGCCTGGGCGGCACCCTCCAGGGGAAGCTCTGGCCCAAGGACGACGAGGAACGGCAGCGCGCGATCGACGCGGGGCACGATCTGGACCGCGTCCTGGACACCGATGACCTGGTCGCCGGCGACAACGTCTTCTTCGTCGCCACCGGCATCACCGACGGCGAGTTGCTGCGCGGTGTCCGCTACCGCGCCGAGACCGCGATGACGTCGTCGCTGGTGATGCGGTCGAAGTCCGGCACCATCCGGCAGATCGACTCCACCCACCGGCTGGCGAAGCTGCGGGCGTACAGCACCGTCGACTTCGACCGCGCGAAGTAG
- a CDS encoding aspartate ammonia-lyase gives MTSEKAASGGQDPAEYRTEHDSMGEVRVPAHAKWRAQTQRAVQNFPVSGQRIERAHIEALARVKSAAAKVNADLGVIDEDMARAIQEAAAEVAEGRWDDHFPIDVFQTGSGTSSNMNTNEVLATLATERLGRDVHPNDHVNASQSSNDVFPSSIHIAATAAVTHDLLPSLEHLATALERKANEFKDVVKSGRTHLMDATPVTLGQEFGGYAAQIRHGIERLGASLPRLAELPLGGTAVGTGINTPPGFAAAVIGEIAERTGLPLTEARDHFEAQGARDGLVETSGQLRTLAVSLTKISNDLRWMASGPRTGLAEISLPDLQPGSSIMPGKVNPVIPEAVLQVAAQVTGNDATIATAGASGNFELNVMLPVIAKNLLESIRLLANVTRLLADRTVDGITANVERAREYAESSPSVVTPLNKFIGYEEAAKVAKKALAERKTIRETVLELGYVERGLLTGEQLDEALDVLRMTHP, from the coding sequence ATGACAAGCGAGAAGGCCGCCAGCGGCGGGCAGGACCCGGCGGAGTACCGCACGGAGCACGACTCCATGGGCGAGGTGCGGGTCCCCGCCCACGCGAAGTGGCGTGCCCAGACCCAGCGGGCGGTGCAGAACTTCCCGGTCTCCGGGCAGCGCATCGAGCGCGCCCACATCGAGGCCCTGGCCCGCGTCAAGAGCGCCGCGGCCAAGGTGAACGCCGATCTCGGCGTGATCGACGAGGACATGGCCCGCGCCATCCAGGAAGCCGCCGCCGAGGTCGCCGAGGGCCGCTGGGACGACCACTTCCCGATCGACGTCTTCCAGACCGGCTCCGGCACCTCCAGCAACATGAACACCAACGAGGTCCTGGCCACCCTCGCCACCGAGCGCCTCGGCCGCGACGTCCACCCGAACGACCACGTCAACGCCTCGCAGAGCTCCAACGACGTCTTCCCCTCCAGCATCCACATCGCCGCCACGGCCGCCGTCACCCACGACCTCCTCCCCTCCCTGGAGCACCTGGCCACGGCCCTGGAGCGCAAGGCGAACGAGTTCAAGGACGTCGTGAAGTCCGGCCGCACCCACCTCATGGACGCCACCCCGGTCACCCTCGGCCAGGAGTTCGGCGGCTACGCCGCGCAGATCCGGCACGGCATCGAGCGGCTGGGCGCCTCCCTCCCCCGCCTCGCCGAACTCCCCCTGGGCGGCACCGCCGTCGGCACGGGCATCAACACCCCGCCCGGCTTCGCCGCCGCCGTCATCGGCGAGATCGCCGAGCGGACCGGGCTGCCGCTGACGGAGGCCCGCGACCACTTCGAGGCGCAGGGCGCCCGGGACGGGCTCGTGGAGACCTCCGGCCAGCTCAGGACCCTCGCCGTCTCCCTCACCAAGATCTCCAACGACCTGCGGTGGATGGCCTCGGGCCCCCGCACCGGCCTCGCCGAGATCAGCCTCCCCGACCTCCAGCCCGGTTCCTCGATCATGCCCGGCAAGGTCAACCCGGTGATCCCGGAGGCGGTCCTCCAGGTCGCCGCCCAGGTCACCGGGAACGACGCCACCATCGCCACCGCCGGTGCCTCGGGGAACTTCGAGCTGAACGTCATGCTCCCCGTGATCGCCAAGAACCTGCTGGAGTCCATCCGGCTGCTCGCCAACGTCACCCGCCTCCTCGCCGACCGCACCGTCGACGGCATCACGGCCAACGTCGAGCGGGCGCGCGAGTACGCGGAGTCCTCACCGTCCGTCGTGACACCGTTGAACAAGTTCATCGGTTACGAGGAAGCCGCGAAGGTCGCCAAGAAGGCCCTGGCCGAGCGGAAGACCATCCGCGAGACGGTCCTCGAACTGGGCTACGTCGAACGCGGCCTGCTGACCGGGGAACAGCTCGACGAGGCGCTGGACGTCCTGCGCATGACACACCCTTGA
- a CDS encoding WhiB family transcriptional regulator, translating to MLQPPRQSLQIAAVPTRRVPTGQRDQDAPWHTEAVCRRDEAGLFFAPSKEPTAARLSREEAAKRVCARCPVMVECREHALVQPEPYGVWGGLTAAERRVVLARRRRRDLELKKAHAAGPIAAAG from the coding sequence GTGCTGCAGCCGCCGCGTCAGTCCCTGCAGATCGCTGCCGTCCCCACCCGGCGGGTGCCCACGGGACAACGGGATCAGGACGCCCCGTGGCACACGGAGGCGGTATGCCGGCGCGACGAGGCCGGCCTCTTCTTCGCCCCGTCGAAGGAGCCCACCGCGGCCCGGCTCTCCCGCGAGGAGGCCGCGAAGCGGGTCTGCGCCCGGTGTCCGGTGATGGTGGAGTGCCGCGAGCACGCCCTCGTCCAGCCGGAGCCGTACGGAGTGTGGGGCGGGCTGACCGCGGCGGAGCGGCGCGTGGTGCTCGCCCGGCGCCGCCGGCGCGACCTCGAACTCAAGAAGGCGCACGCGGCCGGGCCCATAGCGGCGGCCGGATAG
- a CDS encoding SAM-dependent methyltransferase → MNGSEADLDCGVATADRTGRVHAFDAIGARYEQTFPNREGRVTAGARQASGPHCGSRALDGARPTGRRSTGAGRHADVDLSTVTPRPAGNSTRASGLTHRDLGIPTPGEQRGLALRGGATPLRGGATRTPAALKPSRGGTRRALHRLRRTPRPHGLFTLAKAEAALADTEISFLGHIIRVSGFLRDELRQVVHDAGFEIAGEGARVQPGEYRRSTRAPAVPQLPTHQIHA, encoded by the coding sequence GTGAACGGTAGCGAGGCTGACCTGGACTGCGGGGTCGCGACGGCGGACCGTACCGGCCGGGTGCACGCCTTCGACGCCATCGGGGCGCGCTACGAGCAAACCTTCCCGAACCGGGAAGGCCGTGTCACGGCGGGCGCCCGGCAGGCGTCCGGGCCCCACTGCGGCTCCCGCGCACTCGATGGCGCACGGCCCACCGGGCGCCGGTCCACCGGCGCGGGCCGCCATGCCGATGTCGATTTATCGACGGTGACCCCGAGGCCGGCCGGAAACAGCACACGGGCAAGCGGGCTGACCCACCGTGACCTGGGCATCCCGACCCCCGGGGAGCAGCGCGGCCTCGCGCTCCGAGGCGGTGCCACCCCGCTCCGAGGCGGTGCCACCCGCACCCCCGCGGCGCTGAAGCCGTCCCGCGGCGGGACCCGCCGGGCGCTGCACAGACTCCGCAGAACGCCCCGGCCCCATGGCTTGTTTACCCTCGCCAAGGCCGAGGCCGCCCTGGCCGACACCGAGATTTCGTTCCTGGGCCACATAATCCGGGTATCGGGATTCCTGCGGGACGAATTGCGCCAGGTCGTACACGATGCGGGTTTCGAGATCGCCGGGGAGGGCGCGCGCGTACAGCCCGGCGAGTACCGACGCTCTACCCGAGCACCAGCTGTTCCCCAACTGCCGACGCACCAGATCCACGCGTGA
- a CDS encoding DUF4245 domain-containing protein, which yields MAGRQGKQKVRDMLLSLGVIALVAGVIYVFIPHDDSKSPVKRVDYSVELTTARRAAPYPVAAPEGLPTSWKATSVRFQGDRFNSWHLGFLGPGGQYVAVEQSTQESAPFIASASQGARKTAATQRIGDHVWQRYQGGRYDALVRQDKSATTVVTGTAPFSELAKMAQALKTS from the coding sequence GTGGCAGGCAGGCAAGGCAAGCAGAAGGTGCGGGACATGCTGCTGTCGCTGGGCGTCATCGCCCTCGTCGCAGGTGTCATATACGTCTTCATCCCGCACGACGACTCGAAGAGCCCCGTCAAGCGCGTCGACTACAGCGTCGAGCTGACGACGGCACGGCGCGCGGCGCCCTACCCGGTCGCGGCGCCCGAAGGCCTGCCCACGTCGTGGAAGGCGACGTCCGTGCGCTTCCAGGGCGACAGGTTCAACTCCTGGCACCTCGGCTTCCTGGGCCCGGGCGGGCAGTACGTCGCCGTCGAGCAGTCCACGCAGGAGTCCGCCCCGTTCATCGCGAGCGCCAGCCAGGGTGCCAGGAAGACGGCGGCCACGCAGCGCATAGGCGACCACGTCTGGCAGCGCTACCAGGGCGGCCGCTACGACGCCCTGGTCCGCCAGGACAAGTCCGCCACGACGGTCGTCACGGGCACCGCGCCGTTCAGCGAGCTGGCGAAGATGGCGCAGGCGCTGAAGACGTCCTGA
- the xseA gene encoding exodeoxyribonuclease VII large subunit, with protein sequence MAVNTSADAPLPVGQVSRLIGGWIDRLGAVWVEGQITQLSRRPGAGVVFLTLRDPSHDISVSVTCYRAVFDAIADVVSEGARVVVHAKPEWYAPRGQLSLRATEIRPVGVGELLARLEMLKKALTREGLFAPERKKPLPFLPQLIGLVCGRASAAERDVLENARHRWPAVRFEVRNVAVQGVHAVPQVVQAVKELDALDQVDVIIVARGGGSVEDLLPFSDEQLVRAVAACRTPVVSAIGHEPDNPLLDHVADLRASTPTDAAKKVVPDVGEEYERVRWLSDRARRGMAALLDREERGLAHALARPSIQHPHRMVDEREQQIGTLTDRARRTLGHLLDRADSELMHTHARVVALSPAATLRRGYAVLQKADGHVVRAPGEIAEAEDLRARVAAGEFTVRVAALPPGSADADDPGAPDPSSPPAPPSDTDITTDS encoded by the coding sequence ATGGCTGTGAACACGTCCGCGGACGCCCCGCTGCCCGTCGGCCAGGTGTCGCGGCTCATCGGCGGGTGGATCGACCGGCTGGGCGCCGTGTGGGTGGAGGGGCAGATCACCCAGCTCTCCCGGCGGCCCGGCGCGGGCGTCGTCTTCCTGACCCTGCGCGACCCCTCGCACGACATCTCGGTGAGCGTCACCTGCTACCGCGCGGTGTTCGACGCGATCGCCGACGTCGTCTCGGAGGGCGCCCGGGTCGTCGTACACGCCAAGCCGGAGTGGTACGCGCCCCGCGGCCAGCTCTCCCTGCGGGCCACGGAGATACGGCCGGTGGGCGTGGGCGAGCTGCTGGCGCGCCTGGAGATGCTGAAGAAGGCGCTGACGCGCGAGGGCCTCTTCGCTCCCGAGCGCAAGAAGCCGCTGCCCTTCCTGCCGCAGCTCATCGGCCTCGTCTGCGGCCGCGCCTCCGCCGCTGAGCGCGACGTGCTGGAGAACGCCCGGCACCGCTGGCCCGCCGTCCGCTTCGAGGTGCGCAACGTCGCCGTGCAGGGCGTGCACGCCGTGCCTCAGGTCGTGCAGGCCGTCAAGGAGCTGGACGCGCTGGACCAGGTCGACGTGATCATCGTCGCGCGGGGCGGCGGCAGCGTGGAGGACCTGCTGCCGTTCTCCGACGAGCAGCTGGTCAGGGCGGTCGCGGCGTGCCGCACGCCGGTGGTCTCGGCGATCGGCCACGAACCCGACAACCCCCTGCTCGACCACGTCGCCGACCTGCGCGCCTCCACCCCGACGGACGCGGCGAAGAAGGTCGTGCCCGACGTCGGCGAGGAGTACGAGCGGGTGCGCTGGCTGTCCGACCGCGCCCGCCGGGGCATGGCCGCCCTGCTCGACCGCGAGGAGCGCGGCCTCGCCCACGCGCTCGCCCGGCCCTCGATACAGCACCCGCACCGGATGGTGGACGAGCGCGAGCAGCAGATCGGCACGCTGACCGACCGCGCCCGCCGCACCCTCGGCCACCTCCTGGACCGCGCGGACTCGGAGCTGATGCACACCCACGCGCGCGTGGTGGCCCTCTCCCCCGCCGCGACCCTCAGGCGCGGGTACGCGGTGCTCCAGAAGGCCGACGGCCACGTGGTGCGGGCGCCCGGCGAGATCGCGGAGGCGGAGGACCTGCGGGCGCGGGTGGCCGCCGGCGAGTTCACCGTACGGGTGGCCGCGCTGCCGCCCGGATCCGCGGACGCCGACGATCCCGGTGCCCCGGACCCGTCCTCGCCGCCCGCGCCGCCTTCTGACACCGACATCACTACGGACTCTTAG
- a CDS encoding DUF1707 domain-containing protein — translation MDLEKRPQQTKPAAPTAPAQPPAGLRASDADRDRVADILREALAQGRLTADEHAERVDGVYRAKTVGDLEPLVADLPQDGAGGYEPSAPEASGPAPSRPTAGAIPSVADDNLVAVLSSSMRRGRWRVGRRTHAYAIFGNVEIDLSEALFEYRQVVIKAISVFGNVEIRVPENISLRGSGGGVLGNFEVDTLDSTDPDAPVVFVDGIAVLGNIEAKPKRGRLVRDLQHKLRKYLD, via the coding sequence GTGGACCTCGAAAAGCGCCCTCAGCAAACGAAGCCCGCCGCACCGACGGCGCCGGCCCAGCCCCCCGCGGGGCTCCGCGCGTCCGACGCCGACCGCGACCGCGTGGCCGACATCCTGCGCGAGGCGCTCGCCCAGGGCCGGCTCACGGCCGACGAGCACGCGGAGCGCGTCGACGGCGTCTACCGGGCCAAGACGGTCGGTGACCTCGAACCCCTCGTGGCCGACCTCCCGCAGGACGGCGCCGGGGGGTACGAGCCGAGCGCCCCCGAGGCGTCCGGCCCGGCCCCGTCCCGCCCCACGGCCGGCGCGATACCCTCCGTCGCCGACGACAACCTCGTGGCCGTGCTCAGCAGCTCGATGCGCAGGGGCCGTTGGCGCGTGGGCCGCAGGACGCACGCGTACGCGATCTTCGGCAACGTCGAGATCGACCTCAGCGAGGCGCTCTTCGAGTACCGGCAGGTGGTGATCAAGGCCATCTCGGTCTTCGGCAACGTCGAGATCCGCGTCCCGGAGAACATCTCGCTGCGCGGCAGCGGCGGCGGCGTCCTCGGCAATTTCGAGGTCGACACCCTCGACTCCACGGACCCCGACGCCCCGGTGGTCTTCGTGGACGGCATAGCGGTGCTCGGCAACATCGAGGCGAAGCCCAAGCGGGGCCGCCTGGTACGCGACCTCCAGCACAAGCTCCGCAAGTACCTGGACTAG
- a CDS encoding IS110 family transposase, with protein sequence MFDTGDVGVFLGLDVGKTAHHGHGLTPAGKKVFDKPLPNSEPKLRAVFDKLAAKFGTVLLIVDQPASIGALPLTVARDAGCKVAYLPGLAMRRIADLYPGEAKTDAKDAAVIADAARTMPHTLRSLELTDEITAELTVLVGFDQDLATEATRTSNRIRGLLTQFHPSLERVLGPRLDHQAVTWLLERYGSPSALRKAGRRKLVETIRPKAPRMAQRLIDDVFDALDEQTVVVPGTGTLDIVIPSLARSLAAVHEQRRALQAQIEALLEEHPLSQVLISMPGIAVRTAATLLVTVGDGTSFPTAAHLASYAGLAPTTKSSGTSIHGEHAPRGGNRQLKRAMFLSAFAALHDPVSRTYYDRCRARGKTHTQALLRLARQRISVLFAMLRDGTFYEHRTPRPA encoded by the coding sequence ATGTTCGACACCGGCGACGTGGGCGTCTTCCTCGGCCTTGACGTCGGCAAGACCGCCCACCACGGCCACGGACTCACCCCAGCCGGCAAGAAGGTCTTCGACAAGCCCCTGCCCAACAGCGAACCGAAACTGCGAGCCGTCTTCGACAAGCTGGCCGCCAAATTCGGCACCGTCCTGCTGATCGTGGACCAGCCCGCCTCGATCGGCGCTCTGCCACTGACCGTGGCCCGGGACGCAGGCTGCAAGGTCGCCTACCTGCCCGGACTTGCGATGCGCAGGATCGCCGACCTCTACCCGGGCGAGGCCAAGACCGACGCCAAGGACGCCGCGGTCATCGCGGACGCCGCCCGCACCATGCCCCACACCCTGCGGTCCCTGGAACTGACCGATGAGATCACCGCCGAACTCACCGTGCTGGTCGGCTTCGACCAGGATCTTGCCACCGAGGCCACACGCACCAGCAACCGCATACGCGGCCTGCTCACACAGTTCCACCCCAGCCTCGAACGCGTCCTGGGCCCGCGGCTGGATCACCAAGCAGTCACCTGGCTGCTGGAGCGCTACGGATCCCCATCCGCCCTCAGGAAAGCCGGCCGCCGCAAACTCGTCGAAACCATCCGACCCAAAGCCCCGCGCATGGCCCAGCGGCTGATCGACGACGTCTTCGACGCACTCGACGAACAGACCGTCGTGGTCCCGGGGACCGGCACGCTCGACATCGTGATCCCCTCGCTGGCCCGCTCGCTCGCGGCTGTCCACGAACAGCGCCGCGCTCTTCAAGCGCAGATCGAGGCCCTGCTGGAGGAGCACCCTCTTTCCCAGGTCCTGATCTCGATGCCGGGGATCGCGGTCAGGACCGCTGCCACCCTGCTGGTCACCGTCGGCGACGGCACCAGCTTCCCCACCGCCGCCCATCTCGCCTCCTACGCCGGCCTGGCCCCGACCACCAAGTCGTCGGGCACATCGATCCACGGCGAACACGCGCCACGAGGCGGAAACCGCCAGCTCAAACGGGCGATGTTCCTGTCCGCTTTCGCCGCCTTGCACGATCCCGTCTCCCGCACCTACTACGACCGCTGCCGAGCCAGGGGAAAGACTCATACCCAGGCTCTCCTCCGCCTGGCCCGCCAGCGCATCAGCGTGCTCTTCGCGATGCTCCGCGACGGCACCTTCTACGAACACCGAACCCCACGCCCCGCTTGA
- a CDS encoding DUF402 domain-containing protein: protein MAEETAHAPVNGSALGPPAGTGAKPPATASATPAHAPAPARTGASAPARTGAPTARWPRGSHILWRYRENGGPRVHICRPVTVVQDTEDLLAVWVAPGTPCVKPVLADGTPIHAEPLASRYTRPRTVALGHWRGTGLLKLARPGRPWSVWLFWEPGWRFKNWYVNLEEPLARWSGGVDSEDHFLDISVRPDRSWRWLDEDEFAQAQREGLMDPAKARSVRQAGWAAVEAITAWEPPFSESWPDWRPDPRWTVPPLPDDWDRGPTPESSHQSS, encoded by the coding sequence ATGGCAGAGGAAACAGCGCACGCCCCGGTCAACGGCTCAGCACTCGGGCCGCCGGCCGGCACCGGCGCCAAGCCCCCTGCCACGGCTTCCGCCACCCCCGCCCACGCTCCCGCTCCCGCGAGGACCGGTGCGTCCGCTCCCGCGAGGACAGGAGCGCCCACCGCCCGCTGGCCCCGCGGCAGCCACATCCTGTGGCGCTACCGGGAGAACGGCGGCCCCCGCGTGCACATCTGCCGCCCCGTCACCGTCGTGCAGGACACCGAGGACCTGCTCGCCGTCTGGGTCGCCCCGGGCACACCCTGCGTCAAACCCGTTCTGGCCGACGGCACCCCCATCCACGCGGAGCCGCTGGCGTCCCGCTACACCAGGCCCCGCACCGTCGCCCTCGGCCACTGGAGGGGCACCGGCCTGCTGAAGCTCGCCAGGCCCGGCCGGCCCTGGTCGGTCTGGCTGTTCTGGGAACCCGGCTGGCGCTTCAAGAACTGGTACGTCAATCTCGAGGAACCCCTCGCGCGCTGGTCGGGCGGCGTAGACTCCGAAGACCACTTCCTCGACATCAGCGTCCGCCCCGACCGGAGCTGGCGGTGGCTCGACGAGGACGAGTTCGCGCAGGCCCAGCGCGAAGGGCTGATGGATCCGGCCAAGGCGAGATCCGTACGGCAGGCAGGCTGGGCGGCCGTCGAGGCGATCACGGCCTGGGAACCACCGTTCTCGGAGAGCTGGCCCGACTGGCGACCCGACCCCCGCTGGACGGTCCCGCCACTTCCGGACGATTGGGACCGGGGCCCCACACCCGAGTCCTCACATCAGTCGTCATGA